A single Camelus dromedarius isolate mCamDro1 chromosome 26, mCamDro1.pat, whole genome shotgun sequence DNA region contains:
- the LOC105100783 gene encoding LOW QUALITY PROTEIN: nucleus accumbens-associated protein 1 (The sequence of the model RefSeq protein was modified relative to this genomic sequence to represent the inferred CDS: inserted 2 bases in 2 codons; deleted 1 base in 1 codon): MGQILLLEIPNFGSTILEFLNEQRLQGMYCDVTVMVKGHAFKAHRAVLAASSSYFRDRFNSSRSAVVELPEAVQPQSFQKILTFCYMGRLSMNMGNQFVIMYTAGFLKIQEIVEKAKNSFLKVSSPSCNSQGLHAEKAPLSEPQXPCVQKSSWPACDNPLALVCRVKTEHQELDSVQCMPMAKRLWGSSQKEAEGDSGGIGSRKVIKLSMLDLATSQQSQQAPVVVAAAQPTRVAAGARAGQPTRGSRSGSVAAAGGVVSGPSTSEWSSPGTSSANTSDSPSSYHSKADEKEEASEEGTDEQYPQICNMHTMSSMVNVGQTAEKVEAFHEHVAPKSVNRIWVQQDQESLLAELVKQIGNHCHPKLSEEGDPFEKXELVTGTNVYITRVQLMNCHVNAGTEHRILLRRLLGTFFDRITLANSCSTGIRPSNNLSRKPLDSGILHAVKCYCQNFTPSFREREMNTIAADMCTNARRVMRKRWISKVKTLMAEGDSSTTSFSYTGKTEPDMMGVEHGFETASHDGEAGPSANEAFQ; this comes from the exons ATGGGCCAGATCCTGCTGCTGGAGATCCCGAACTTCGGCAGCACCATCCTGGAGTTCCTCAACGAGCAGCGGCTGCAGGGCATGTACTGCGATGTGACGGTGATGGTCAAGGGCCATGCCTTCAAAGCCCACCGGGCCGTGCTGGCCGCCAGCAGCTCCTACTTCCGCGACCGGTTCAATAGCAGCCGGAGCGCTGTGGTGGAGCTGCCGGAGGCCGTGCAGCCCCAGTCCTTCCAGAAGATCCTCACCTTCTGCTATATGGGCCGGCTGAGCATGAACATGGGCAACCAGTTCGTGATCATGTATACGGCCGGCTTCCTGAAGATCCAGGAGATCGTGGAGAAAGCCAAAAACTCCTTCCTTAAGGTGAGCTCCCCCAGCTGTAACTCCCAGGGCCTGCATGCTGAGAAGGCCCCCTTGTCCGAGCCCC AACCTTGTGTGCAGAAGTCAAGCTGGCCGGCCTGTGACAACCCGCTGGCCCTCGTGTGTCGTGTCAAGACAGAGCATCAGGAGTTGGACTCTGTGCAGTGCATGCCCATGGCCAAGCGGCTGTGGGGCAGCAGCCAGAAGGAAGCTGAGGGTGACAGTGGTGGCATTGGCAGCCGCAAGGTGATCAAGTTGTCCATGCTGGACCTGGCCACCAGCCAGCAGTCCCAGCAGGCCCCGGTGGTGGTGGCTGCGGCACAGCCCACCCGGGTGGCTGCAGGGGCCCGGGCTGGGCAACCGACTCGGGGCAGCCGCAGTGGAAGC GTGGCGGCAGCAGGGGGAGTGGTGAGTGGGCCCAGCACATCAGAGTGGTCCAGCCCTGGCACCTCCAGTGCCAACACCAGCGATAGCCCCAGCTCCTACCACAGCAAGGCGGATGAGAAGGAGGAGGCGAGCGAGGAGGGCACAGACGAGCAGTACCCGCAGATCTGCAACATGCACACCATGAGCAGCATGGTGAATGTTGGCCAGACAG CCGAGAAGGTGGAGGCCTTCCATGAGCATGTGGCCCCTAAGTCCGTGAATCGCATCTGGGTGCAGCAAGACCAGGAGTCTCTTCTGGCTGAGCTCGTCAAACAGATTGGCAACCACTGCCACCCAAAGCTCTCCGAGGAGGGTGACCCCTTTGAGA CGGAGCTGGTGACAG GAACCAACGTGTATATCACGAGGGTGCAGCTCATGAACTGCCATGTCAACGCAGGCACGGAGCACAGGATCTTGCTGCGGCGCCTCCTGGGCACCTTCTTTGACCG GATCACCCTGGCCAACAGCTGCAGCACCGGCATCCGTCCTTCCAATAACCTTAGCCGCAAACCATTGGATAGTGGCATCCTCCACGCCGTCAAGT GCTACTGCCAGAACTTTACTCCCAGCTTCAGGGAGAGGGAGATGAACACCATCGCGGCCGACATGTGCACCAACGCCCGCCGCGTTATGCGTAAGAGATGGATCTCCAAGGTCAAGACGCTCATGGCCGAGGGTGAttcctccaccacctccttcAGCTACACAGGTAAGACAGAGCCGGATATGATGGGTGTGGAGCACGGCTTCGAGACGGCCAGCCACGACGGCGAGGCTGGCCCCTCAGCCAATGAGGCCTTCCAGTAA